In Alphaproteobacteria bacterium, the genomic window TCCTGCTCGCCGCGGCGCCTTTCCTCGCCGCAATCCTGGGCTGGCTGATCCTCCGCGAACGCGTCGCCCCGGCGACCTGGATCGCCATCTTCACCGCCTTCGCCGGCGTCGGCGTCATGGTCGCCGAAGGCCTGTCACTGGGCTATCTGTGGGGCAACGTCGCCGGCTTCGTGGCCGCCCTCGGTTATGCGCTGTTCGCGATCGGGCTGCGCTGGGGCCGGGTCGGCGACATGCTGCCCTGCGCCGTGTTGGCCGGGTTCATCGGAATCGTCGTCGCCGGCGGCCTTTGCCTGATCGACGGGTCGGGTATCGCCCTCGACTTCCGCGACATGCTGCTCGCGCTGACCATGGGAGTCGCCCAGCTTGGCCTGGCGTTGGTGTTCATCACCACCGGCTCGCGTTCGGTGCCGGCCGCTGAAATTCCATTGATCGGCTTGGGCGAGGCGGTCTTGGCGCCGCTCTGGGTATGGCTCCTTCTCGGCGAGACCGCTGGGATCTTTACGCTGCTCGGCGGCGCCTTGGTCTTGGCGGCGATCGGCGGCGACGCCCTCGCCGGCATCCGCCGCAGCCGCGCCCGCGGGGTCGTGCGGGAACCGCAAGTGTCATAAAACGCGATTCGTTCAACGACGGGCGAAGCGTTCGAGGGTTGCGGTGAATTCCGGGCTCTCGAAGGTGAGCGCGCCCTGGTCGCCGTCCATGTGCTCGGCGAGCGGCGCCAGCGCCAAAGCGAAGGCATCGACGGTCTTTTTCGTCATCCGTGCCGGGGTGACGGGCATCGATGCCGCCCGCTCGGCCAACGCGACCGCTCGATCGGCCGCTTCGCCGTCGTCCGCCGCGTCGTCGATCAGACCCCATCGCAGGGCCTCGTCGGCGGCGATGCGCTGGCACAGGATCGCCGCCCGCTTGGCCCGCGCCGGTCCGACCAGCGCGGTGAGCCTTGGGATGGCGCCCCAACCGAGGTTGAGGCCGATTTCGATTTCCGGCAACGTGACGAACGCGCTACGGCCCATGACCCGCCAGTCGAGCGCCAACGCCAACGCCAGTCCGCCGCCGACGGCGTAGCCTTCGATCGCCGCCACCGTGCATTGCGGCACAGCGGCCCACGCCGCGCACAGCCGATTGCCGGCGCGGATCGTCGTCCGCCATGCCTCGAGCGTTTGCCCGTCGGCGCGGCGCCAGCCTGGGTCGCGAAGGTCGAGGCCGGCGGTGAAGACCCCGCCGCCGCCGGTCAGCACGACACCGCCACAATCCCGGTCACCGGCGACGGTATCGGCCGCTTCGGTGAGTTCCTCGATGAGCGCCAAGCTGAACGCATTGCGGCAATCGGCGCGTTCGAAGCGGACGATCGCGACCGCGCCCGCGCGTTCGACCGTGACGTGCTTCGTAGCCATTGTTTCCTCCCTGATCGCCGATTGGGCTTCGAGCACTACGCGCCATAGACCTTGTAGGCGGCATCGGCGCCGGCGCCGGCGGGCGGCGCGTAGCCGTTGCGGCGCAACACCACTTCGAGCGCCGACAGGCAGCGCAGGATGTTGGCCTTGCGGCAGACGTGGCCCATGGTGCCGATACGCCAGATCTTGCCGTGCAACGGCCCGAACGAGGTGCCGATCTCGATGCCGAAATCGGTCAGCATCTCGGCCCGTGCCTTGTCGCCGTCGACGGCGCCCGGGATATGG contains:
- a CDS encoding DMT family transporter; amino-acid sequence: MITSFRLAGRRPRRRREVFIDPATAQSQPSQNYRAGVLLVLLGGTASSSIGVFVRLIEDATAWQLLFYRSISLTLFLILVVAVRNRGRVLAVFDGFGPATMIGGVGLALAFCGIVVSIQVAPVANAMFLLAAAPFLAAILGWLILRERVAPATWIAIFTAFAGVGVMVAEGLSLGYLWGNVAGFVAALGYALFAIGLRWGRVGDMLPCAVLAGFIGIVVAGGLCLIDGSGIALDFRDMLLALTMGVAQLGLALVFITTGSRSVPAAEIPLIGLGEAVLAPLWVWLLLGETAGIFTLLGGALVLAAIGGDALAGIRRSRARGVVREPQVS
- a CDS encoding enoyl-CoA hydratase/isomerase family protein; protein product: MATKHVTVERAGAVAIVRFERADCRNAFSLALIEELTEAADTVAGDRDCGGVVLTGGGGVFTAGLDLRDPGWRRADGQTLEAWRTTIRAGNRLCAAWAAVPQCTVAAIEGYAVGGGLALALALDWRVMGRSAFVTLPEIEIGLNLGWGAIPRLTALVGPARAKRAAILCQRIAADEALRWGLIDDAADDGEAADRAVALAERAASMPVTPARMTKKTVDAFALALAPLAEHMDGDQGALTFESPEFTATLERFARR